A genomic region of Zea mays cultivar B73 chromosome 6, Zm-B73-REFERENCE-NAM-5.0, whole genome shotgun sequence contains the following coding sequences:
- the LOC100279334 gene encoding AP2-like ethylene-responsive transcription factor SMOS1 isoform X1 — protein MASPNPEAAGLQAVAVAGAGEGGSSSSLSAVAGAAALSGELVPRRALALRKERVCTAKERISRMPPCAAGKRSSIYRGVTRHRWTGRYEAHLWDKSTWNQNQNKKGKQVYLGAYDDEEAAARAYDLAALKYWGAGTQINFPVSDYARDLEEMQMISKEDYLVSLRRKSSAFYRGLPKYRGLLRQLHNSRWDTSLGLGNDYMSLSCGKDIMLDGKFAGSFGLERKIDLTNYIRWWLPKKTRQSDTSKTEEIADEIRAIESSMQQTEPYKLPSLGFSSPSKPSSMGLSACSILSQSDAFKSFLEKSTKLSEECSLSKEIVEGKTVASVPATGYDTGAININMNELLVQRSTYSMAPVMPTPMKSTWSPADPSVDPLFWSNFVLPSSQPVTMATITTTTFAKNEVSSSDPFQSQE, from the exons ATGGCCTCCCCCAACCCCGAGGCCGCGGGGCTGCAGGCCGTGGCTGTGGCGGGGGCAGGGGAGGGCGGCTCGTCCTCGTCGCTCAGCGCCGTTGCGGGAGCGGCTGCGTTGTCCGGGGAGCTGGTGCCCAGGAGGGCGTTGGCGCTGCGCAAGGAGCGCGTGTGCACGGCCAAGGAGCGCATCAGCCGCATGCCTCCCTGTGCGGCGGGGAAGCGGAGCTCCATCTACCGCGGGGTCACCCG GCATAGGTGGACAGGTCGATATGAGGCTCACCTTTGGGACAAAAGCACGTGGAATCAGAATCAGAACAAAAAGGGCAAACAGG TATATCTAG GTGCATATGATGATGAAGAGGCTGCAGCAAGGGCCTATGACCTTGCTGCATTAAAATACTGGGGAGCTGGAACACAAATAAATTTCCCA GTATCTGACTATGCAAGAGACCTTGAAGAGATGCAGATGATATCCAAGGAGGATTATCTCGTGTCTCTTAGGAG AAAGAGCAGTGCCTTCTACAGGGGGTTACCAAAATATCGTGGGCTTCTTAG GCAACTTCATAATTCCAGATGGGATACATCTTTGGGACTCGGCAATGACTACATGAGCCTTAGTTGTG GCAAGGATATCATGTTGGATGGGAAATTTGCAGGAAGCTTTGGTCTAGAGAGGAAAATTGATCTTACAAATTACATCCGGTGGTGGCTACCAAAGAAGACAAGGCAGTCAGATACATCTAAAAcagaagaaattgctgatgaaattCGAGCTATTGAAAGTTCAATGCAACAGACTGAACCCTATAAGTTGCCTTCTCTTGGCTTCAGTTCTCCATCAAAGCCCTCTTCAATGGGCTTATCAGCATGCAGCATATTATCTCAGTCTGATGCCTTTAAAAGCTTCTTGGAGAAGTCTACAAAATTATCTGAAGAATGTAGTCTTAGCAAAGAAATTGTTGAAGGAAAGACTGTTGCCTCGGTACCTGCTACTGGATATGATACAGGGGCAATTAATATTAACATGAATGAGTTGCTAGTACAAAGATCTACTTACTCAATGGCCCCTGTTATGCCTACACCAATGAAGAGTACCTGGAGCCCTGCTGATCCTTCCGTGGATCCACTTTTTTGGAGCAACTTTGTTTTGCCATCGAGTCAACCTGTTACAATGGCGACAATAACAACAACAACG TTTGCAAAGAATGAGGTAAGTTCAAGTGATCCATTCCAGAGCCAAGAGTGA
- the LOC100286213 gene encoding SAD1, with protein MSQNNPSQLLPSELIDRCIGSKIWVIMKGDKELVGTLCGFDVYVNMVLEDVTEYEYTAEGRRITKLDQILLNGNNIAILVPGGSPPDV; from the exons ATGTCTCAGAACAACCCCTCCCAGCTCCTCCCCTCAG AGCTGATCGATCGGTGCATCGGGTCCAAGATCTGGGTGATCATGAAGGGGGACAAGGAGCTCGTTGGCACCCTCTGCGGCTTTGATGTCTACGTCAATATGGTGCTGGAGGACGTCACCGAGTA TGAATACACTGCTGAAGGGCGCCGCATTACAAAACTTGACCAGATCCTCCTAAACGGCAACAACATAGCCATT TTGGTTCCTGGTGGTTCACCACCCGATGTGTAA